The DNA region GCATCCAAACGATGATGCGCTCGTTCTTCAGTAAAAAAGGATTAAGCCGAGAAGGTATGCGTAAAACCTTTAATTTGCAGCTCTTCAACCCTGAACACATTACAGACGAAATCATTGAAGAGCGCTTTCAAATCGCTGAGACACAGCCCAAAACTGTGATTTCGACGATGAAGATACCCAATCAGACCGAAGCTCTTAAGGACATCTCCTGTCCTATTCTCGGATTCTGGGGGATGAATGATAAGTTTTGCCCATCCAGTGGTGCTATGACTGTAGCAAGAGAATGCTCCAACACCCGAATGATACTCCTTACCGAATGCGGCCATTGGGTCATGGTTGAGCACGCCGCCCGCTTTAACAAAGAGTGTATCGAATTCTTCAACGAATAGGATAATTCAATGAACCAAGAGGACATTGCAAAATATGGCGATGAACTCTACGAGGCTCTCACCCAGCGTCGCACCCTTGCGCCGCTTACTGAGCGAGCACCAGAGATCACCATCGAAGACGCCTACCGTATTTCACTGCGGATGGTCCAAAAGCGCGTAGATGCCGGCGAAACTATTGTGGGTAAGAAAATCGGGGTGTCGAGTAAAGCTGTTCAAGATATGCTCAACGTCCATCAGCCCGACTTTGGTTTTCTAACCAACGGAATGGTCTACGATAATGGTTGTGACATGCCCATCAGTTCTCGGCTCATTCAACCTCGAGCCGAGGGAGAGCTAGCCTTTAGGCTCAAGGCAGACCTGGTTGGACCCAATGTAACAGAAGCTGACGTACTCGCTGCGACTGAATCTGTGATGCCATGCTTTGAGATTGTCGATTCCCGTATTGAGAACTGGAAAATCAAGATTCAAGATACCGTGGCCGACAATGCATCTTGTGGTTTGTTTGTGTTGGGCGACCAGGAAACTGACCCCAAAGACGTCGATCTGGCAGCTGCTAAAATGACTGTCTATAAAAACGACCAAGTCCTTAGCGAAGGGTTTGGCTCAGCAGCACTCGGTAACCCACTCACATGCGTTGCATGGCTCGCCAACACCCTTGGTGAATTCGGTGTGGAACTCAAAGCCGGCGATGTCGTACTTTCTGGCTCCTGGGTTCCTCTTGAACCCGTGGTAGCCGGAGATTGCATGCGGCTCGAAATCGAAGGACTGGGAACTGCCTGCGTCAACTTTGTGTGACCATTGGAGAACACTATGAAAATTAAAGCCGCAATCATCGGCTCCGGCAATATCGGTACGGATTTGCTCTACAAAGCCTTAAGAAGT from Deltaproteobacteria bacterium includes:
- a CDS encoding 2-oxopent-4-enoate hydratase, encoding MNQEDIAKYGDELYEALTQRRTLAPLTERAPEITIEDAYRISLRMVQKRVDAGETIVGKKIGVSSKAVQDMLNVHQPDFGFLTNGMVYDNGCDMPISSRLIQPRAEGELAFRLKADLVGPNVTEADVLAATESVMPCFEIVDSRIENWKIKIQDTVADNASCGLFVLGDQETDPKDVDLAAAKMTVYKNDQVLSEGFGSAALGNPLTCVAWLANTLGEFGVELKAGDVVLSGSWVPLEPVVAGDCMRLEIEGLGTACVNFV